A stretch of DNA from Methanoplanus endosymbiosus:
GTCCTTGCAGTAATCTTTGCTGTGCCGGTTATACTTCCGGATATGAACTACGGTTACGGCGGAAAGACTCTTGACGGCACTGCGTGGATGAAAGTTCAGCAGCCATACGATTATGACGCTGTTTCCTTCTTAAACGGCCTTGAGGGCAACCTGACAATCGTTGAGGCTGAAGGCGGGGACTATACCTATTATTCAAGAATTTCGTCAATGACCGGAATTCCGTCTGTAATCGGCATGCCCTTCCATGAGCAGATGTGGAGGGGTGATGAAGGCAATGTCGGAGCACGGATGGGTGATGTCAGGAAAATATATGAAAACCCAGCTGATACTGTGGCACTGATGCAGAAATACGGCGCGGGACTATTATACGTTGGAGAGGCAGAGCGGGAAGCCTATGATGTTAATATTCCGGAAGATTCTCTAAGGGTAATCTTTGAAAATGAAGAAGTAACAGTCTATTCTTTATTGTAGGATTTAACCGGATCTGGCTGTGAATTAATATCTGTAATCCGGGTGTGCCTCTTTAGGTTTCACTTCTCATTTTTTTCCTGCCGGTATAGGTGTTTGGCAACCTTTATTTCATCCGGTGGTGAATAATAATAGCTACATCAAGGCTACTGATGAGTGATGAAGGAGTAACACGCTACCTGAATCGTAAATAGGAAATTTTTGTTTCCAATTTATTCTTGCTCCTGAATGAGGTGAGTTATGTCTAAAGTATATGCAAAATTTGAAGCTCCTGAAGAAATTCAGAATAAAGCTCTTGAAGTTCTTGAATTATCAAGAGATACCGGTAAAATCAAGAAAGGATCAAACGAGGCAACAAAAGCTATCGAGAGAGGCATTGCGCAGCTTGTACTTATCGGCGGCGATGTCAAACCTGAGGAGATTGTAATGCACCTGCCGGCAATCTGTGACGAAAAGCAGTGCCCATACGTCATCATCAATAAGCAGAATGATGTCGGTGCAGCAAGCGGCCTCGATGTAGGCTCAGCAGCAGCAGCAATTGTAAAGCCGGGCAAGGCAAAAGAACTTATAGAAGAGCTTGTCGGACAGATCGCCGAACTCAGACAGTGAGGTGAACTGAAATGGCAGACGGAACGCCGGCTGAAGTCATTGAAGTAATCGGTGCAACCGGAATGCATGGTGAAGCCCAGCAGGTTAAGTGCCGCATTCTTGATGGCTCAAACAAGGGAAGGATCATTACCCGCAATACAGTAGGCCCTATACGCGAGGGTGATGTCCTTATGCTCCTTGAAACTGAAAGAGAAGCAAAGAAACTATCGAGGCGGTAAAGATGGTGGACACATATATCTGTTCATTCTGCGGTGAGACTCTCGAACCGGGAACGGGCAAGATGTTCGTAAAGAAGGATGGTAATATTCTCTTCTTCTGCAGTTCAAAGTGCCAGAACAACTTTAAACTGAAGAGAGTTCCACGCCGTGTAACCTGGACAAAGGCAGGTCGCAAGGCTCTCGGAAAGGAGTGATCCCCAATGGATCGTACCTTTCTGATGATTAAGCCTGACGGTGTTCAGCGCGGACTTATCGGTGAAGTAATTGCACGCCTTGAGGCAAAAGGTCTCAAGATGGCAGCAGGCAAGTTTGAAATGCTTCCTGAAGAACGTGTAATGAAACACTATGCAGAGCATGCTGAAAAACCGTTCTTCCCCGGTCTTAAGAGTTATATTATGTCCGGGCCATGCTTCCTTATGGTCTTTGAAGGAAAGGATGTCGTTGCAGTTACACGCAAAATGATTGGCTCCACAAACCCTGCTGAGGCAGAGCCGGGCACAATCCGCGGTGACTTAGCAATGGAGATAGGGATGAATGTCATTCACGGTTCAGACTCCAATGAGACTGCAAAGCGTGAGATTGGAATTCATTTCAGACCGGAAGAAATTATCTCATACGAGAGAGCAGATGAGAAATATCTCTATGAATAATTTTTTTCTTAAGAAATTCTGATTTTTTTTCTTAAGCAATTCTGATTTTCTGAAAGCTGATTTTTAATATCTCTGTTCTGTAATCCGGAGCAGATAGCTTTGATATGGTCTTTTTAGGATCAAAGTGTGCAATTTTAGGACATATGTCCCAAATGTAAATAATCAAAAGATTAGATATACATCTAAATGTGATGCTCCTGCATTTTGGCCTGTCATAAATAATAATTCATGCTCTAATCACGGGACAAAATATGGTTTGTTTCAGTCTTCCGCAGGTGAATTACCGGATGCCGATGGGGGGCGCTCTTAAAATAATCAAAAAAAGTATCTGTGATTCTCCTGTAAAGGAGATGATCAGTAGTGGCCCTGTCAACGGGCCGGTTAATCTTCGTCTGAACGGTACTGATTAAATTGAAGTTTTCATTTCAGACCCCTCTCCCTGCGTAAACAGGGCGGGGTAGTTTACGGGTTATTTCCTTTCAGTCGTATTCACGCCAGGTGAATTTGCACTTTGTGCATTTGAAGAACCGGACCTCGCTCTCATCAGCAGATCTCAACTGGCGAAGCCACCAGAATGCCGTGTTGTGTCCGCACTCCGGGCATCTTGCTGCGATTGTCGGGAGTGTTGCTATCTCATCTTCACTGTCAACGATTACAATCTCCTTCTCTGTCCTTGTTGATGTCTTCATTAACTGTGATTTATCAGCAATATCTTTCTCAAAACCGCATCTGATACATTTCAGCTTTCCGCCGGATGCCTTCATCAGGCTTTTGCACTCTGGACAAAACATCATTGTATAATTTTTTATTTTATCTGTGAATAATCCTTGCTAATCAGACATATTCAGGTTCTTTTTTTTGTAAAATAGCAACCTAAAAACCTTCTCAGATCAAATAATTAATGAATGGAAGCGGCCCTTGTTTTTGCGTCTGCAATATCATTTCTTATATTTCTTATAGTTCCTGAGAGGTTCAGGAAATATCCTGCGATTACAGGCTGGATTTTTATCATCGCCTCCGTTGTAGCCGATATTCCGCATTACATAAATGCCGAAAATAATTTTTTATATCCGGTTATCGGGATACTTGGGATTCCTTTTGCTGTTATTACAGCGGGGGAGCTGTTAAAGGGCAATAAATATGTCCATTATCTCAGCAGAGGCGCGGCAATTGCCTTTCTAATCTATGTGCCTTTTGCCTATATCCAGCCGGTTGGTGATGCCCTCATAAGCATAGTAACATCACAGTGCGTCTTTATTCTGAATGCAATAGGTTTTGATGTCACACAGCTTGCATGGAATCTGGTCTCGCATGACGGATTCAGGGTTGAGATCATCCTTGCCTGCACAGGTCTTCAGGCGATAGCCATTATGCTTGGGCTTGCATTCTGTGTGCCGTCAACAGCCCGTGAGAAGGTTCTCTCTTTTCTGGTTGTCGCGCCTGTAATCTATATCCTGAACCTCTTCAGGAACGTCTTTGTTATTATGGCATATACAGGACAGTGGCTTCAGGTGCTGCCTGAGATTGCATCAAACGGAGAATATGGCTATGAGAGTTTCTTCTGGGCGCATAATGTGATTGCAGAACTGGGTGCACTTGTATTTCTGATAGTCCTTGCCCTTCTTCTCTTCAGGATTAACAGAAATCTGGGTGAATTTTCAGAAGAGATTGTAAGCCTTTATTGTGGTAAAATAAAGGAGTTTACCGGAGGTTTTGGTAGAGGTAAATGATTCTCTGTATGGCGGAGAGATTTGTGCAGACCGCAACAATGATCACTGAAACCCATATAATGCCGGTAAGACCTCCGAGAATAAGGATGATTATTGTCTCAGGCCTTCCAAAGAACCCTACTCCTTCAAGCGGGTCGTTTATCTTCCCGTCCTCTCTCTCCTGAAATCCTGCCTCGGCATAGACAACCGGCTTTATGAATGTATTTATCATTGAGCCGAAGAGGGCAAATGCCGCAACTGCGAAGTCTGCAACCGGAATATACTGCGGGGGCAGGTTCATTATGCCTGAAATTATCGGTATTCCGGAGAGTCCTATTGCAATAATTACAATGCCGTCCACATATTTGTCAACAATCCAGTCGATTACAGCGCCGAACCTGCTCTCTTTTCCCTTTGCCCTTGCAACACTGCCGTCTGTGAGATCGAGCACTGCTGATAATAACAGCATGAGCGCTCCTGCCGGAAACATTCTGTTAAAGAAGAGATAAGCTGCGATAATTCCGGCAATAAGGGAGAGGGCAGTTATCATATTCGGGGAGATGCCCAGTTTTATGAAGATGCCTGCCAGAGGCTCAAGGCATCTTGTAAATTTGGGTCTGAGGGAAGTAATATTCATATCCTGATTATTATTAGTCATTGCAGTGTGAAAAAACCAACTTGACCGGTACTATTAATTTATTTATGCCTTATTGTCATATTCTTTGTTACCTGGATCTGCCGGATATACTGCTGATCCGGGTTATTTATTATGTGTGCTCTGCCATATTGGTTGGGTTATATTCTGATCAATTATTATATGCCTGCCTGTTATTATCATCAAACCTGGTGGTTAAAGGCCATTTAAATAATAATAAATGATAACTGTTTTGACTGCAAAAAGAAGATAAAACAGTAATATCTGATTATCATGTCTGAAAATAAGATGAAACCTCATGTGCTCATAATGTCAGAAATCACTGCTGATGGTAAACTGACCTTAAAGAAGGGCGCTTCAAGCAAGATACTGATGAAGTACATGGATGAGAAGACCGATATCCTGCTTCATAAGACCAGGGCCGAATATGATGCAATTATGGTCGGGTCAAATACAATACGAATTGACAACTCCTTTCTTACAGTGCGGCATGTTGAGGGAAAGAGTCCGGTGAGGGTTATTCCATGCAGCCGGGGTGATCTTCCGGCTGACTCAAATGTCCTCTTAAACGATGCAGAGACGATTGTTGCCGTTACAGAGTCAGCAGATCCTGAAAATATAACATATCTGAAGAGCCGTGGTGTGGAAGTTGTGGTTGCAGGTGGTGTTCATGTCGATTATACTCTCCTCATGGAAATTCTCGCCAGGGATTATGGAATTGAATCCCTGATGGTTGAGGGCGGGCCTACTCTGAACTATTATATGCTTCAGAACCGGCTGGTTGATGAAATAAGGCTGATTCACCTTCCGTTCATTGTAGGTGGATTTGATACTCCTTCGCTTGTGGGCGGCATGCACATTGAATCTGAGGATGAGATGTTCCGGCTTGAACTTAAGAGGCACTATCTATGCGGCACTAATCTTGTTACTGAGTATGATGTCCTGTACCGGTGATCTGAACCCATGTCCTGGTTTGAAGATGAGATGAGAAAGATAGAGAGGAAGAAACTCCGGAAGAACGGGCTGAAGTGGTTTTTAGCCGGAATTCTGATTGCTGTTCTTCTCATCATTGCTCTGGCATTCATTCCGTTTTCTGAGGAGGGCGGCGTTAAAGTTGTCCGGATTGAAGGGACCATTGTTTCGGGGAACAGCTATGGTGGCGGGTATATCGGCAGTGAGTACGCCGGCTCTCAGATCCGCGAGGCAGCGGACAACCCTCTCGTTGATGCAATAGTTCTCAGGGTCAACAGTCCGGGTGGCTCTCCGGCAGGCGCACAGGAGATCATTCAGGATGTCGAGTATGCCAAAGCAAAAAAGCCTGTTGTCGTCTCAATGGGTGATATTGCAACCTCTGCGGCGTACCATATAAGCTCGCACTCTGATCTGATCTATGCAAATCCGGATACAATGACCGGGAGCATAGGTACAATCTGGACATTTCATGACATCAGCGGCTCTCTTGAGAAGGAAGGAGTCAATGTTTCGGTTGTGAAATCCGGTGATCAGAAGGATATAGGATCGGAATTCAGGTCCATGACAGATGAGGAGAGGGATTATGTCCAGAATATCGTTGATGAGAGTTTTGAACTCTTCATTGAGGATGTGATGGTGCAGAGGAATATCACACGCTCTGATATTGAGGAGGCCCAGATTGTCCGTGGTGCGAGGGCAATTGAGCTTGGGCTTGTTGACCGGACAGGCAACCTCTATGCTGCTATGGAAGGGGCAAGGGAACTCAGCAGAGTCGGTTTTACGGGTGAAACTGCCTGAAATCTGAATACTTCTCCGGCATTATATGATGCCGGGATTTTCTGTTTTTTTTCTTAAAAGAGGGTTTTATTTTAGATCTGATTTGTTATTCTTATTGTCTGTTATCAGGCCATATCCAGCGGCTTTGTCTTCATTATCTCCCGGCATACGGTTGTTGCGTAATGTCCGGGCGGGAGGGTGAAGTCAAGCTTCATGCTGTTTTCCAGTAATTCATATGAAATATCTGCTTTTATTGCCGCAGGTCTTGTATTGCCCTTAAAGGAGGTCTCTGTAAATGCAGCCGCAGTTCTGTAGCTTTCCCTGTTTATGCCAAGTTCTGCCATAACTTCTTCAATATAGGTGTCGGTCTCACCGCAGACTCTGTACTCCTCACTGCCGGGCATAAATATTGCCGGCATGCACCGTCCCCTTTTCATATGTACCTTCGCGGTGTTGATATTCTTATCATCTGCAATATCCTCCTTTCCGCCTGTAAAGATGATCCGATCGCCGGTGACAATCTCGTCTAGTCCTGTGCCTGATTCTATTCTGTGAGAGAGTGCCCTGTTGAATATATAGGACTGGCAGGCACTGACAAGCATGGAGAGCAATTTTGGAGGCAGTACCTTCAGTGCGCCCTGATAATCTCCCGGTATCTCTGTGAGGTGATGAAGCATTGCTCTTTCATACCGGAGAAAGACCGGAATTACATTCAGGCCCTCAACAGGGTCGCGGTTTTTGTAATATATATCCCTTGCCTCCCTCGTCTCCTGCCTCTCGTCCGGAAATGACATGCCTACATAGCAGGCTACTGCTGACTCGTAGTTTCCTTTCAGGATCTCAAGCCCTGCAAGATGGGATATTGGCCTCGCTGCTCCGAAGCGCTGTATGCCGTAATAATTTGGAATGATTCCCTTCTCACCGGCAATACGGCACTCTTCAGCCGCCGCTCTCATCTTATCCTCTCCGCAGTCACAGTCGCTTATCGTAATTCCAAAGCTGTTGCCCTTAAGTTCGCCAAGTGATAGCTGTGCATTGGCTCTTCCTACTGGTTTAAGCACCATATCCTTTATGGTTAAGGCTGAGATTCTCTCCTCGTCTATGTTATACAGTGAGATGAGCTGTGTGGTGACGGCATTTTTGTCCTTTGTGCCGGCCCACCCGATTCTCCTGTGGCTGATGCCAAGCCTCTTTGAAATCTCCTTTACAGCTCTCTGAAGCTCCCAGTTTGTCTTCTCAAGCTCGCAGATGAGGTAAGGGCCGCCTGTCATCTTCTTCTCACCGTATATCTCCTTTACAATGAAGTCCTCAGGCGTTTTTCTGAGTATGCCTCCTGTCCCTGAAGAGTCAGTTATGTAATATTCTGTCCCGATTATCTTCTCGGTTTCAAATTCGCTTTTCATCATAGGAGTGAGAGGTCTCCGGTTATCTTATCGAGGTCTTCAGATTTGGCGGGGCCGAGTCCCAGTGCTGTGACTGTTCCCGGCGGAATTTCAGTCATTCCGGCATCGGTGATAATTGCGGCTGAGATTCCTGCCTCTTCCGCAATGGTCTTAAGCTCGTATAACTGCCTCTGGGAGGTTGCCTTGAGGGCTACTTTCTTCATTCCCTCATCATACCATTTCTTCTTTGTAATCTTATCGGCCTTCTCATATGCAATAACTGCGGCGTGTGCAAGCTGGGCGCATTTCTTGCCGCAGCTCATTTTAACGTCACTTCGTATGATCAGGCACTGTTTCCATGCAAATACAGGTTCAGGGGTCATTATGTCATAACTTTTTGGTTTTGTGAATGAAATAGTTACCAGATGGTGCAGTGGCAGATGATCTTTTCATCTCCGGTTTACTGTGCATTTCATCCCACTCAGTTCCCTTTATTGGATTTCCGGAATAAAATATAACCACAGATGTATGATGTGATTGTTGTTGGCGGAGGGCCCTGTGGCAGTGCTGCTGCACGGTTCTGTGCTGAGTCCGGCCTTAAAGTGCTTGTTCTGGAAGAGCATGCATCCATAGGTTACCCTGTGCAGTGTGCAGGACTTTTAAGCTGCAATGCCTTTGATGAATGCCGTGTCACTGAGAGATCAGTCTTTCAGGAAGTGTCAGGTGCAAAGATCGTCTCATCGGGCGGTTCTGTTCTGGAGTTTGACTCCGGAAAAACAAAGGCATATGTTGTTGACAGGGCGGCACTTGACCGTGAGATGGCAGAGAATGCCGCAGATGCCGGAGCAGAGTTCAGGCTTAAGTCATATGTCTGCGGTGCAGAGAACGGCAATGTCTTTGTACGCGGGCAGGCAGGCAGGGAAGAGATCCAGGCAGAGATGATTATTGCCGCCGACGGGCCAAGAAGCGTACTGTCACGTCATTATGGCTTAAAACGGCAGGAGATTATTCTCTCCGGTGCACAGGCTGAAGTCTCCTGTCCGGGCTGTCATAACCTTGTTGAGATATATCCCGGTGCATCTGAGGACTTCTTTGGCTGGGTCATTCCTGCCGGAGAAGGGCGGGCAAGGGTGGGACTCTGTGGTGGAGAGAATGTCCCGCAGAGGTTTTCTGAGTTCATAAAGCGCTTTGGCCCCGGAAATGTGCACCTTGTATCCGGCACAGTTCCGCTTGGTGTAATGCCTAAGACATATCATAACAGGACACTCTTTGTCGGTGATGCCGCAGGTTTTGCCAAGCCAACCTCAGGCGGCGGTATTTATACAGGTGTCAGGTCTGCATTTCATGCTTCTGAGACGGCACTTGAGTGCATAGAGAAGAACAGTTTTTCAGATTCTGATCTTAAAAGATATGAAGACCGGTGGAAGGGCGATTTCGGACGTGAGCTTAAGATTGGTATGATGATGTATAAGATGAGGAGAAATCTTTCAGATGAGAAGATAGACGACATCTGCCGGGTGCTCTCACGGCCGGATATTCAGGCTGACATCATACAGTACGGTGATATGGACAGGCCAGGAGTTATCATCCGGAAAGTGCTCAAAAGACCGGCAGTGATTAAGGCACTTGGTCTTGCGGCCTGTATGGAGATGAAGTCGGTATTCTCATCCTGAATTATTTTTGCTGCCTTTTTTTGTCTCACCGTTTTGGTTTTGGGTTTTTCCGGTAATCTTTCCGGCCGGAGTCAATTACTTTTATCCCGGATAAACTGCAAAAACCGTAATATGACAAGTCAGTTTGGAAAGGGTTTTTTAACCGTAATTATGCTCATCTCAAAACGTCTCAGCCTTCCACCTGCAAGGGCTTGGAACGGTCTTTCTGATCATATGGTGGGGCTGGAGATACCTGAGCAGTTCAGAGGTACTGAGATTGAGGAGATTGTTGTGTCACTGCGGCAGAAGGTTATGTGGCATCAGAACGGTCAGATGGATGCCGATGATCTCGATGGTGTCATCAGGACGATGAGAAGGCTTGTTATTGCGGTTGACAGGGAACTTGGAATAACAGATCCTGATTCCGGAAAATATGACTGAAATCTGATTTTAAAATCCTTTTTTCCGGATTTTTCCGGCACAAAATTTCCCTGAAATATCAGGTGGTTCAGGTGAGCCTGTCTGCCACATATTTCCGGTGTTCTCCTCTGTTGTGATTGAGTGATTATTCCGGCTGAAAAATCAGAAAATATCAATTATAATCTCTTTTTCCGGATAATTGTGATCCCTTTATCTATATATAAAGACAATATAATTACAGCATTTTTGCTCAGCAAATATTACATATTTTAGACGGAAGGTTTTAGATGAATTCAGGAAATCTGTTTTTGAGAATATCAGTTAAAGAGTGCTTTAACACCAGGGGG
This window harbors:
- the rpl7ae gene encoding 50S ribosomal protein L7Ae; amino-acid sequence: MSKVYAKFEAPEEIQNKALEVLELSRDTGKIKKGSNEATKAIERGIAQLVLIGGDVKPEEIVMHLPAICDEKQCPYVIINKQNDVGAASGLDVGSAAAAIVKPGKAKELIEELVGQIAELRQ
- a CDS encoding 30S ribosomal protein S28e, coding for MADGTPAEVIEVIGATGMHGEAQQVKCRILDGSNKGRIITRNTVGPIREGDVLMLLETEREAKKLSRR
- a CDS encoding 50S ribosomal protein L24e, with product MVDTYICSFCGETLEPGTGKMFVKKDGNILFFCSSKCQNNFKLKRVPRRVTWTKAGRKALGKE
- the ndk gene encoding nucleoside-diphosphate kinase, whose product is MDRTFLMIKPDGVQRGLIGEVIARLEAKGLKMAAGKFEMLPEERVMKHYAEHAEKPFFPGLKSYIMSGPCFLMVFEGKDVVAVTRKMIGSTNPAEAEPGTIRGDLAMEIGMNVIHGSDSNETAKREIGIHFRPEEIISYERADEKYLYE
- a CDS encoding transcription factor S, with product MMFCPECKSLMKASGGKLKCIRCGFEKDIADKSQLMKTSTRTEKEIVIVDSEDEIATLPTIAARCPECGHNTAFWWLRQLRSADESEVRFFKCTKCKFTWREYD
- the artA gene encoding archaeosortase A, yielding MEAALVFASAISFLIFLIVPERFRKYPAITGWIFIIASVVADIPHYINAENNFLYPVIGILGIPFAVITAGELLKGNKYVHYLSRGAAIAFLIYVPFAYIQPVGDALISIVTSQCVFILNAIGFDVTQLAWNLVSHDGFRVEIILACTGLQAIAIMLGLAFCVPSTAREKVLSFLVVAPVIYILNLFRNVFVIMAYTGQWLQVLPEIASNGEYGYESFFWAHNVIAELGALVFLIVLALLLFRINRNLGEFSEEIVSLYCGKIKEFTGGFGRGK
- a CDS encoding CDP-alcohol phosphatidyltransferase family protein is translated as MNITSLRPKFTRCLEPLAGIFIKLGISPNMITALSLIAGIIAAYLFFNRMFPAGALMLLLSAVLDLTDGSVARAKGKESRFGAVIDWIVDKYVDGIVIIAIGLSGIPIISGIMNLPPQYIPVADFAVAAFALFGSMINTFIKPVVYAEAGFQEREDGKINDPLEGVGFFGRPETIIILILGGLTGIIWVSVIIVAVCTNLSAIQRIIYLYQNLR
- a CDS encoding RibD family protein → MSEITADGKLTLKKGASSKILMKYMDEKTDILLHKTRAEYDAIMVGSNTIRIDNSFLTVRHVEGKSPVRVIPCSRGDLPADSNVLLNDAETIVAVTESADPENITYLKSRGVEVVVAGGVHVDYTLLMEILARDYGIESLMVEGGPTLNYYMLQNRLVDEIRLIHLPFIVGGFDTPSLVGGMHIESEDEMFRLELKRHYLCGTNLVTEYDVLYR
- the sppA gene encoding signal peptide peptidase SppA — protein: MSWFEDEMRKIERKKLRKNGLKWFLAGILIAVLLIIALAFIPFSEEGGVKVVRIEGTIVSGNSYGGGYIGSEYAGSQIREAADNPLVDAIVLRVNSPGGSPAGAQEIIQDVEYAKAKKPVVVSMGDIATSAAYHISSHSDLIYANPDTMTGSIGTIWTFHDISGSLEKEGVNVSVVKSGDQKDIGSEFRSMTDEERDYVQNIVDESFELFIEDVMVQRNITRSDIEEAQIVRGARAIELGLVDRTGNLYAAMEGARELSRVGFTGETA
- the truD gene encoding tRNA pseudouridine(13) synthase TruD gives rise to the protein MMKSEFETEKIIGTEYYITDSSGTGGILRKTPEDFIVKEIYGEKKMTGGPYLICELEKTNWELQRAVKEISKRLGISHRRIGWAGTKDKNAVTTQLISLYNIDEERISALTIKDMVLKPVGRANAQLSLGELKGNSFGITISDCDCGEDKMRAAAEECRIAGEKGIIPNYYGIQRFGAARPISHLAGLEILKGNYESAVACYVGMSFPDERQETREARDIYYKNRDPVEGLNVIPVFLRYERAMLHHLTEIPGDYQGALKVLPPKLLSMLVSACQSYIFNRALSHRIESGTGLDEIVTGDRIIFTGGKEDIADDKNINTAKVHMKRGRCMPAIFMPGSEEYRVCGETDTYIEEVMAELGINRESYRTAAAFTETSFKGNTRPAAIKADISYELLENSMKLDFTLPPGHYATTVCREIMKTKPLDMA
- the pth2 gene encoding peptidyl-tRNA hydrolase Pth2; this encodes MTPEPVFAWKQCLIIRSDVKMSCGKKCAQLAHAAVIAYEKADKITKKKWYDEGMKKVALKATSQRQLYELKTIAEEAGISAAIITDAGMTEIPPGTVTALGLGPAKSEDLDKITGDLSLL
- a CDS encoding geranylgeranyl reductase family protein; translation: MYDVIVVGGGPCGSAAARFCAESGLKVLVLEEHASIGYPVQCAGLLSCNAFDECRVTERSVFQEVSGAKIVSSGGSVLEFDSGKTKAYVVDRAALDREMAENAADAGAEFRLKSYVCGAENGNVFVRGQAGREEIQAEMIIAADGPRSVLSRHYGLKRQEIILSGAQAEVSCPGCHNLVEIYPGASEDFFGWVIPAGEGRARVGLCGGENVPQRFSEFIKRFGPGNVHLVSGTVPLGVMPKTYHNRTLFVGDAAGFAKPTSGGGIYTGVRSAFHASETALECIEKNSFSDSDLKRYEDRWKGDFGRELKIGMMMYKMRRNLSDEKIDDICRVLSRPDIQADIIQYGDMDRPGVIIRKVLKRPAVIKALGLAACMEMKSVFSS